The following are encoded in a window of Atribacterota bacterium genomic DNA:
- a CDS encoding NAD(P)/FAD-dependent oxidoreductase, translating to MKILIVGAGPVGCYAAQLLKERGYKPIVLEEHPNVGKPVQCAGIVSSKLISTITPYISEEAILRKVDGFVINTPWTEEFTINVPQIACIVNRERFDIDIGRGLDIRLGRRVTRITRENKGYCVYTNQKEEFEADVLIGADGPDSIVRKYLLNIYNSKSNNNEFRIIYYYGMQYQIKLKETYSKITNGFIQVYFDKDIPFFLWVIPESSRVLRVGVVGIKPGNAKKLLDDYIDNKKIEGEISDVVAGKIAIGYIPTYSDNIALVGDAACQMKPLTGGGLSFGIKSAKILADCIAEHKLEEYDSIWKRNVGKEINFGLKAREIYEQLDEAQKKKVFLLFKKNSAFIEQAAEFDNHSRLFSKALKNPQLLLDAGKLLVYYLENMLK from the coding sequence ATGAAAATATTAATTGTTGGGGCTGGGCCGGTGGGCTGTTATGCTGCGCAGCTGTTAAAAGAAAGAGGATATAAGCCGATAGTATTAGAAGAGCATCCTAATGTAGGCAAGCCGGTGCAATGTGCCGGTATTGTTTCATCAAAACTTATTTCAACTATAACACCATATATATCTGAAGAAGCAATTCTCAGAAAAGTTGACGGATTCGTAATAAATACTCCCTGGACAGAGGAGTTTACTATTAATGTTCCACAAATTGCCTGTATTGTAAACAGGGAAAGATTTGACATAGATATTGGAAGAGGACTGGATATCCGTCTCGGGAGGCGGGTTACAAGAATAACCAGAGAAAATAAAGGTTATTGTGTTTACACAAATCAGAAGGAAGAGTTTGAAGCAGATGTATTGATTGGTGCAGATGGCCCTGATTCAATTGTACGCAAGTACCTGCTTAATATATATAATAGTAAAAGTAATAATAATGAATTTAGAATAATCTATTATTATGGTATGCAGTATCAGATAAAATTAAAGGAAACCTATTCAAAAATTACCAATGGTTTTATACAGGTCTATTTTGATAAGGATATTCCCTTTTTTCTCTGGGTGATACCTGAAAGTAGCAGGGTATTACGTGTAGGAGTTGTTGGTATAAAACCCGGGAATGCAAAAAAGTTATTAGATGATTATATTGATAATAAAAAGATAGAGGGAGAAATATCTGATGTAGTTGCCGGTAAGATAGCCATAGGGTATATACCTACCTATAGTGATAATATTGCCCTGGTGGGAGATGCAGCCTGTCAAATGAAACCATTAACAGGAGGAGGGCTTTCTTTTGGGATCAAATCTGCAAAAATTCTTGCTGATTGCATAGCGGAGCATAAGCTGGAAGAATATGACAGCATATGGAAAAGGAATGTAGGTAAAGAAATAAATTTTGGTTTAAAGGCAAGAGAAATATATGAACAACTGGATGAAGCACAGAAAAAGAAAGTTTTTTTGTTGTTTAAAAAAAATTCTGCTTTTATTGAGCAGGCAGCTGAATTTGACAACCATTCCAGGTTATTCAGCAAAGCCCTTAAAAACCCGCAGTTATTGTTGGATGCAGGTAAATTATTGGTATATTATCTGGAAAACATGCTAAAATGA
- a CDS encoding glucose-1-phosphate thymidylyltransferase translates to MKAIILCAGKGTRLRPLTHTSAKHLIPLANKPALEYGIEKIIECGINEIGIIIGEETGDDIRREIGDGENWGINISYILQEEPLGLAHAVKIARDFLQEEPFLMYLGDNLLKDEISQYRKKFEEGKRQAFVLLTHVENPQSFGIVELKDKKIVRMVEKPKNPSSDLALIGVYFFEKTIHEAIDNIKPSARGELEITDAIQWLIDNNYDVEAEVIDGWWKDTGKPADIIEANRLILEDIHRDLGNASIDSKSKVLGRVNLGKNVEIINSTILGPVMIGDNAQIINSYIGPFTSLSNAVRVENGEVEYSVIMANTHIENVNCRMQNCLIGKDVRIYRSQKMPINYEFILADDSQVRLI, encoded by the coding sequence ATGAAAGCAATAATATTATGTGCCGGAAAAGGAACAAGGTTAAGACCGCTTACCCATACCAGTGCTAAACATCTTATTCCTCTGGCGAATAAACCTGCCTTAGAGTACGGTATCGAAAAAATAATAGAGTGTGGAATAAATGAAATCGGTATTATTATTGGAGAAGAAACCGGGGATGATATCAGGAGAGAGATTGGTGATGGTGAAAATTGGGGAATTAATATCAGCTATATTTTACAGGAAGAGCCTTTAGGCTTAGCCCATGCGGTCAAGATAGCCCGTGATTTTCTGCAGGAAGAACCTTTTTTGATGTACCTGGGTGACAATTTACTAAAGGACGAAATATCTCAATATCGCAAAAAATTTGAAGAGGGCAAAAGGCAAGCTTTTGTACTTTTGACTCATGTGGAGAATCCTCAGTCTTTTGGTATTGTTGAATTGAAGGACAAAAAGATTGTGCGAATGGTGGAAAAACCGAAAAATCCTTCTTCAGATCTGGCGCTTATTGGAGTTTATTTCTTTGAAAAAACCATTCACGAGGCTATTGATAATATTAAGCCTTCTGCCAGGGGGGAACTGGAAATTACTGATGCTATCCAATGGCTTATTGATAATAATTATGATGTAGAGGCTGAAGTCATTGACGGCTGGTGGAAAGATACCGGCAAACCTGCTGATATTATTGAGGCAAACCGTCTCATATTGGAAGATATTCACCGGGATTTAGGAAATGCCAGCATTGATAGTAAATCAAAAGTATTAGGCAGGGTTAATTTAGGAAAAAATGTAGAAATTATTAATTCAACGATATTAGGCCCGGTGATGATTGGTGATAATGCACAGATAATAAATTCATATATTGGCCCTTTTACTTCATTGTCTAATGCTGTCAGGGTTGAAAATGGTGAAGTCGAATACAGTGTGATAATGGCAAATACTCATATTGAAAATGTAAATTGCCGTATGCAGAATTGCTTGATTGGAAAAGATGTACGTATTTATCGTTCACAAAAAATGCCTATTAATTATGAATTTATACTGGCAGATGACAGCCAGGTAAGGTTGATTTGA